The following proteins are encoded in a genomic region of Nomascus leucogenys isolate Asia chromosome 17, Asia_NLE_v1, whole genome shotgun sequence:
- the MYO1G gene encoding unconventional myosin-Ig encodes MEDEEGPEYGKPDFVLLDQVTMEDFMRNLQLRFEKGRIYTYIGEVLVSVNPYQELPLYGPEAIARYQGRELYERPPHLYAVANAAYRAMKHRSRDTCIVISGESGAGKTEASKHIMQYIAAVTNPSQRAEVERVKDVLLKSTCVLEAFGNARTNRNHNSSRFGKYMDINFDFKGDPIGGHIHSYLLEKSRVLKQHVGERNFHTFYQLLRGSEDKQLHELHLERNPAVYNFTRQGAGLNMTVHSALDSDEQSHQAVTEAMRVIGFSPEEVESVHRILAAILHLGNIEFVETEEGGLQKEGLAVAEEVLVDHVAELTATPRDLVLRSLLARTVASGGRELIEKGHTAAEASYARDACAKAVYQRLFEWVVNRINSVMEPRGRDPRRDGKDTVIGVLDIYGFEVFPINSFEQFCINYCNEKLQQLFIRLILKQEQEEYEREGIAWQSVEYFNNATIVDLVERPHRGILAVLDEACSSAGTITDRIFLQTLDTHHRHHLHYTSRQLCPTDKTMEFGRDFRIKHYAGDVTYSVEGFIDKNRDFLFQDFKRLLYNSTDPTLRAMWPDGQQDITEVTKRPLTAGTLFKNSMVALVENLASKEPFYVRCIKPNEDKVAGKLDENHCRHQVAYLGLLENVRVRRAGFASRQPYSRFLLRYKMTCEYTWPNHLLGSNKAAVSALLEQHGLQGDVAFGHSKLFIRSPQTLVTLEQSRARLIPIIVLLLQKAWRGTLARWRCRRLRAIYTIMRWFRRHKVRAHLAELQRRFQAARQPPLYGRDLVWPLPPAVLQPFQDTCHALFCRWRARQLVKNIPPSDMAQIKAKVAAMGALQGLRQDWGCRRAWARDYLSSATDNPTASSLFAQRLKTLRDKDGFGAVLFSSHVRKVNRFHKIRNRALLLTDRHLYKLDPDRQYRVMRAVPLEAVTGLSVTSGGDQLVVLHARGQDDLVVCLHRSRPPLDNRVGELVGVLAAHCQGEGRTLEVRVSDCIPLSQRGVRRLISVEPRPEQPEPDFRCARGSFTLLWPSR; translated from the exons ATGGAGGATGAGGAAGGCCCTGAGTATGGCAAACCTGACTTCGTGCTTTTGGACCAAGTGACCATGGAGGACTTCATGAGGAACCTGCAGCTCAG GTTCGAGAAGGGCCGCATCTACACCTACATCGGTGAGGTGCTGGTGTCCGTGAACCCCTACCAGGAGCTGCCCCTGTATGGGCCTGAGGCCATCGCCAGGTACCAGGGCCGCGAGCTCTATGAGCGGCCACCCCATCTCTATGCTGTGGCCAACGCCGCCTACAGGGCAATGAAGCACCGGTCCAGGGACACCTGCATCGTCATCTCAG GGGAGAGTGGGGCAGGGAAGACAGAAGCCAGTAAGCACATCATGCAGTACATCGCTGCTGTCACCAATCCAAGCCAGAGGGCTGAGGTGGAGAG GGTCAAGGACGTGCTGCTCAAGTCCACCTGTGTGCTGGAGGCCTTTGGTAATGCCCGCACCAACCGCAATCACAACTCCAGCCGCTTTGGCAAGTACATGGACATCAACTTCGACTTCAAGGGGGACCCGATCGGGGGACACATCCACAGCTACCTACTGGAGAAG TCTCGGGTCCTCAAGCAGCACGTGGGTGAAAGAAACTTCCACACCTTCTACCAA TTGCTGAGAGGCAGTGAGGACAAGCAGCTGCATGAACTGCACTTGGAGAGAAACCCTGCTGTATACAATTTCACACGCCAGGGAGCAGGACTCAACATGACTGTGCACAGT GCCTTGGACAGTGATGAGCAGAGCCACCAGGCAGTGACCGAGGCCATGAGGGTCATCGGCTTCAGTCCTGAAGAGGTGGAGTCTGTGCATCGCATCCTAGCTGCCATATTGCACCTG GGAAACATCGAGTTTGTGGAGACAGAGGAGGGTGGGCTGCAAAAGGAGGGCCTGGCAGTGGCCGAGGAGGTGCTGGTGGACCATGTGGCTGAGCTGACGGCCACACCCCGGGACCTCGTGCTCCGCTCCCTGCTGGCTCGCACAGTTGCCTCGGGAGGCAGGGAACTCATAGAGAAGGGCCACACTGCAGCTGAGGCCAGCTATGCCCGGGATGCCTGTGCCAAG GCGGTGTACCAGCGGCTGTTTGAGTGGGTGGTGAACAGGATCAACAGTGTCATGGAACCCCGGGGCCGGGACCCTCGGCGTGATGGCAAGGACACAGTCATTGGCGTGCTGGACATCTATGGCTTCGAGGTGTTTCCCATCAACAG tttCGAGCAGTTCTGCATCAACTACTGCAACGAGAAGCTGCAGCAGCTATTCATCCGGCTCATCctgaagcaggagcaggaggagtaCGAGCGCGAGGGCATCGCCTGGCAGAGC GTGGAGTACTTCAACAATGCCACCATTGTGGATCTGGTGGAGCGGCCCCACCGTGGCATCCTGGCCGTGCTGGACGAGGCCTGCAGCTCTGCTGGCACCATCACTGACCGAATCTTCCTGCAGACCCTGGACACACACCACCGCCATCACCTACACTACACCAGCCGCCAG CTCTGCCCCACAGACAAGACCATGGAGTTTGGCCGAGACTTCCGGATCAAGCACTATGCAGGGGATGTCAC GTATTCCGTGGAAGGCTTCATCGACAAGAACAGAGATTTCCTCTTCCAGGACTTCAAACGGCTGCTGTACAACAG TACGGACCCCACTCTACGGGCCATGTGGCCGGACGGGCAGCAGGACATCACAGAGGTGACCAAGCGCCCCCTCACAGCTGGCACACTCTTCAAAAACTCCATGGTGGCCCTGGTGGAGAACCTTGCCTCCAAG GAGCCCTTCTACGTCCGCTGCATCAAGCCCAATGAGGACAAGGTAGCTGGGAAGCTGGACGAGAACCACTGTCGCCACCAGGTTGCATACCTGGGGCTGCTGGAGAACGTGAGGGTCCGCAGGGCTGGCTTCGCTTCCCGCCAGCCCTACTCTCGATTCCTGCTCAG GTACAAGATGACCTGTGAATACACATGGCCCAACCACCTGCTGGGCTCCAACAAGGCAGCTGTGAGCGCGCTCCTGGAGCAGCACGGGCTGCAGGGGGATGTGGCCTTTGGCCACAGCAAGCTGTTCATCCGCTCACCCCAGACACTGGTCACACTGGAGCAGAGCCGAGCCCGCCTCATCCCCATCATTGTGCTGCTATTGCAGAAG GCATGGCGGGGCACCTTGGCGAGGTGGCGCTGCCGGAGGCTGAGGGCTATCTACACCATCATGCGCTGGTTCCGGAGACACAAGGTGCGGGCTCACCTGGCTGAGCTGCAGCGGCGATTCCAGGCTGCAAGGCAGCCGCCGCTCTACGGGCGTGACCTTGTGTGGCCGCTGCCCCCTGCTGTGTTGCAGCCCTTCCAGGACACCTGCCACGCACTCTTCTGCAG GTGGCGGGCCCGGCAGCTGGTGAAGAACATCCCCCCTTCAGACATGGCCCAGATCAAGGCCAAGGTGGCTGCCATGGGGGCCCTGCAAGGGCTTCGTCAGGACTGGGGCTGCCGGCGGGCCTGGGCCCGAGACTACCTGTCCTCT GCCACTGACAATCCCACAGCATCAAGCCTGTTTGCTCAGCGACTAAAGACACTTCGGGACAAAGATGGCTTCGGGGCTGTGCTCTTTTCAAGCCACGTCCGCAAG GTGAACCGCTTCCACAAGATTCGGAACCGGGCCCTCCTGCTCACAGACCGGCACCTCTACAAGCTGGACCCTGACCGGCAGTACCGGGTGATGCGGGCCGTGCCCCTTGAGGCG GTGACGGGGCTGAGCGTGACCAGCGGAGGAGACCAGCTGGTGGTGCTGCACGCCCGCGGCCAGGACGACCTCGTGGTGTGCCTGCACCGCTCCCGGCCGCCACTGGACAACCGCGTTGGGGAGCTGGTGGGCGTGCTGGCCGCACACTGCCAGGG GGAGGGCCGCACCCTGGAGGTTCGCGTCTCCGACTGCATCCCACTGAGCCAGCGCGGGGTTCGGCGCCTCATCTCCGTGGAGCCCAGGCCGGAGCAGCCAGAGCCCGATTTCCGCTGCGCCCGCGGCTCCTTCACCCTGCTCTGGCCCAGCCGCTGA